The Cyanobacteria bacterium QS_8_64_29 genome contains a region encoding:
- a CDS encoding GNAT family N-acetyltransferase: MAVSRFEDPPTAIRPVQYRDLGAIEALLDRAVSAEGGDGRATPEPWLRQKQRWLRVLPVLRWLPPAAQRDWRAYVAERAGQIAGFIKVSPANKARSTWQIDCLLADAAASRQTVGSQLIRHCLEAIGEARTWLLEVNISDRDTLALYRQNGFQPLAQMTDWAIPPQSLAQLAQREPQLPNLLPVNNVDAQLLYQLDTAAMPPLLRQAFDRHVRDFKTGPWEAAAQQLQQWWHASHRLQGYVFEPQRKAAIGYLQLQVARDGEQAADLTVHPAYTWLYPELLAYMARAARPAQVLQLRSADYQPEREAYLAQIGAQQTEQTLLMSRSVWHKLREAKANSLARLQLSEVLQGLQPGGGTPVPGRMVGANRKRPTERELAAIAAQPADSLPPR; encoded by the coding sequence ATGGCTGTCTCCCGCTTTGAGGACCCCCCAACGGCGATCCGTCCCGTGCAGTACCGGGACTTGGGAGCCATTGAGGCCCTATTGGACCGGGCCGTCAGTGCTGAAGGGGGCGATGGCCGCGCTACGCCCGAGCCTTGGTTGCGGCAAAAGCAGCGTTGGCTGAGGGTGTTGCCCGTTTTGCGTTGGCTGCCCCCTGCAGCCCAGCGCGACTGGCGCGCCTATGTAGCGGAGCGCGCCGGGCAAATCGCGGGCTTTATCAAGGTCTCGCCTGCGAACAAAGCGCGCAGCACCTGGCAAATTGACTGCCTGCTGGCGGATGCTGCAGCCTCCCGCCAGACCGTCGGCAGCCAGCTCATCCGACACTGCTTGGAAGCGATTGGGGAAGCGCGTACCTGGCTGCTTGAGGTCAACATCAGCGATCGCGACACCCTGGCCCTGTACCGGCAAAACGGCTTTCAGCCGCTGGCCCAAATGACCGATTGGGCCATTCCGCCCCAGTCGCTGGCCCAGCTCGCCCAGCGCGAGCCGCAGCTCCCTAACCTGCTGCCGGTCAACAACGTGGACGCGCAACTGCTCTACCAGCTCGATACCGCAGCCATGCCGCCGCTGCTGCGGCAAGCCTTCGATCGCCACGTCCGGGATTTCAAAACCGGCCCCTGGGAAGCGGCCGCCCAACAGTTGCAGCAGTGGTGGCACGCCAGCCACCGCCTCCAAGGCTATGTCTTCGAGCCGCAGCGCAAAGCTGCCATCGGTTACCTACAACTGCAGGTGGCGCGCGACGGCGAGCAAGCTGCCGATCTGACCGTCCATCCGGCTTACACCTGGCTCTACCCCGAGCTGTTGGCCTACATGGCGCGCGCCGCCCGGCCGGCGCAGGTGCTGCAATTGCGCTCGGCCGACTACCAACCCGAGCGCGAGGCGTACCTGGCGCAAATCGGCGCGCAGCAAACCGAGCAGACGCTGCTGATGTCGCGCTCGGTGTGGCACAAGTTGCGGGAAGCCAAGGCCAACTCGCTGGCGCGCCTGCAACTGTCGGAGGTGTTGCAAGGACTGCAGCCCGGGGGCGGCACGCCCGTTCCCGGCCGCATGGTGGGCGCGAATCGCAAACGCCCCACCGAGCGGGAGCTGGCTGCCATTGCGGCGCAACCGGCGGACAGCTTGCCCCCGCGGTAA
- a CDS encoding ribonuclease HI: MPPKPIASIYTDGACSGNPGPGGWGVVVYFSDGTVYELGGAEANTTNNRMEMQAAEAALQLLAASPPAEPVPLYTDSEYVYKGITQWLAGWKRNQWKTARGSPVRNSDLWQRLDGLNSPLVRWRHVRSHSGAPGNERCDRIARGFALGQPPPLAQPQGAE, encoded by the coding sequence ATGCCGCCCAAGCCCATCGCGAGCATCTACACCGATGGCGCCTGCTCGGGCAATCCCGGTCCGGGCGGATGGGGCGTGGTGGTTTACTTTAGCGACGGTACGGTCTACGAGCTCGGCGGTGCCGAGGCCAACACCACCAACAACCGCATGGAGATGCAAGCGGCCGAGGCAGCCCTGCAGTTGCTCGCCGCCTCCCCGCCGGCTGAGCCCGTGCCGCTCTACACCGACAGCGAGTACGTCTACAAAGGCATCACCCAGTGGTTGGCCGGCTGGAAGCGCAACCAGTGGAAAACGGCGCGCGGCAGCCCCGTCCGCAACAGCGACCTGTGGCAGCGCCTCGACGGGCTCAACTCGCCGCTGGTGCGCTGGCGCCACGTCCGCAGTCACAGCGGCGCCCCAGGCAACGAGCGCTGCGATCGCATCGCGCGCGGCTTTGCCCTGGGCCAACCGCCGCCCCTGGCCCAGCCTCAAGGGGCGGAATAA
- a CDS encoding glycosyl transferase produces MPENEPSQELDPIGPHLTDGAPSASEAAIQPGKAAVEAGGRRRKAALVLMIVWSVTLGLHWVAWGAWLIWGATAALAAYLVRLVLALPPASAPPLPHDASAPFVSILVAARNEAAAIGGTLEQLCDLDYPAHRYEVWAIDDGSTDGTGALLDAMADERAQLQVLHRPIGAQGGKSGALNQALGRARGEIVAVFDADARVSPELLRWVVPQFEAPQTGAVQVRKAIVNATCNGWTRAQAAEMALDSYFQQQRTAASGIGELRGNGQFVKRRALAQCGGWNESTLTDDLDLSLQLHLNRWNVRFLNDPAVTEEGVTALRSLWHQRNRWAEGGYQRFLDYWQSLVRSPQLGATKRLDLLAFLVVQYLLPMAAVPDLLAALLQQRQPLLAPLTLLLVGVSVWATAAGLRRSQPAGAKPTPLADWATILWGNAYMLHWVPVMAAVTARMAVQPKRLNWIKMPHQGPAQNGTSESVACSESEGG; encoded by the coding sequence ATGCCAGAGAACGAGCCTTCCCAGGAGCTCGATCCCATCGGTCCGCACTTAACCGATGGGGCCCCAAGCGCAAGCGAGGCAGCCATCCAGCCAGGGAAAGCAGCGGTAGAGGCCGGCGGCCGCCGGCGCAAAGCGGCTCTAGTTTTAATGATCGTCTGGAGCGTAACGCTCGGGCTCCATTGGGTTGCCTGGGGAGCGTGGCTCATTTGGGGCGCAACGGCTGCGCTGGCCGCCTACTTGGTGCGCTTGGTGCTGGCACTGCCGCCAGCCAGTGCCCCACCGCTGCCCCACGATGCCAGCGCCCCGTTCGTCTCGATTTTGGTCGCCGCGCGCAACGAAGCTGCCGCGATTGGCGGCACGCTCGAGCAGCTGTGCGATTTGGACTATCCGGCCCATCGCTACGAGGTTTGGGCCATCGATGATGGCAGCACGGACGGCACGGGAGCGCTGCTGGATGCGATGGCTGACGAGCGCGCGCAGCTCCAGGTGCTGCACCGGCCCATTGGCGCCCAGGGCGGCAAATCGGGAGCGCTCAACCAGGCGTTGGGTCGCGCGCGCGGCGAGATCGTTGCGGTCTTTGATGCGGATGCCCGCGTCTCCCCCGAGCTGCTGCGCTGGGTCGTGCCGCAGTTTGAGGCCCCGCAAACGGGCGCCGTCCAAGTGCGCAAGGCGATCGTCAATGCCACCTGCAATGGCTGGACGCGCGCGCAAGCCGCCGAGATGGCGCTGGATAGCTATTTTCAACAGCAGCGGACTGCTGCAAGCGGGATCGGCGAGCTGCGAGGCAACGGTCAGTTCGTTAAGCGCCGCGCGCTGGCCCAGTGCGGCGGCTGGAACGAAAGCACCCTCACCGACGATTTGGACCTATCGCTGCAGCTGCATCTGAACCGCTGGAACGTCCGGTTTTTGAACGACCCGGCTGTTACCGAGGAAGGAGTTACGGCGCTGCGCTCGCTTTGGCACCAGCGCAATCGCTGGGCGGAGGGCGGCTACCAGCGCTTTCTCGACTACTGGCAGTCCCTGGTTCGGTCCCCGCAGTTGGGCGCAACCAAACGCCTCGACCTGCTCGCGTTTTTGGTCGTGCAGTACTTGCTGCCCATGGCCGCCGTGCCAGATTTGCTCGCAGCGCTGCTGCAGCAGCGCCAGCCCCTGCTGGCCCCCCTGACGCTGCTGCTGGTCGGGGTATCGGTTTGGGCGACCGCGGCCGGGTTGCGCCGCAGCCAACCTGCCGGGGCCAAGCCCACGCCGCTGGCCGATTGGGCCACCATCCTGTGGGGCAACGCCTACATGCTGCACTGGGTGCCCGTCATGGCAGCTGTTACTGCCCGCATGGCCGTTCAACCCAAGCGCCTCAACTGGATCAAAATGCCCCATCAAGGGCCCGCTCAAAACGGGACTTCCGAGTCGGTTGCCTGCTCTGAGTCCGAGGGCGGCTGA
- a CDS encoding carotenoid biosynthesis protein, with protein MARLLLWERLLLGGHLFLLAFGLAGLLWVLPQPQIVASLPAWAQVAFDWSMAGGGAAYMVLGAAAVLLYTWRQLGAWHALTFLLAASAISLGSELWGTSSGLPFGEYRYLSGLGYKIAGLVPFTIPLSWFYLGLVSYVLGRAALERGNLPRWGQRAGAIAIGASLLTGWDLVLDPAMTQATVPFWVWEQPGALFGMPYQNLLGWWLTGAAFMLVASLLWQRRPTGMPRKPGLPLVVYISNLAFGAVLSLAAGLWVPVVLAAVLAILPAGALYAIAARAPERHSIGSQGGLQSGPETPAQALSE; from the coding sequence ATGGCACGATTGTTGCTTTGGGAACGCCTGCTATTGGGCGGTCACTTGTTTTTGTTGGCTTTCGGCTTGGCGGGGTTGTTGTGGGTGCTTCCCCAGCCCCAAATCGTCGCTAGCTTGCCCGCTTGGGCTCAGGTGGCATTCGATTGGTCGATGGCGGGCGGCGGCGCTGCCTACATGGTTCTGGGGGCGGCAGCCGTATTGCTCTATACCTGGCGCCAGTTAGGCGCCTGGCACGCGCTGACGTTTCTGCTGGCGGCCAGTGCCATCTCGCTGGGCAGCGAGCTCTGGGGAACGAGTTCGGGCCTGCCGTTCGGCGAGTACCGCTACCTCAGCGGCCTGGGCTACAAAATTGCCGGCTTGGTGCCGTTTACCATCCCGCTGTCTTGGTTCTACCTGGGCTTGGTTAGCTATGTCCTGGGACGCGCTGCCCTCGAGCGCGGGAACCTGCCGCGCTGGGGCCAGCGCGCTGGCGCGATCGCCATCGGCGCGTCGCTGCTAACGGGTTGGGACTTGGTGCTGGATCCCGCCATGACCCAAGCCACCGTCCCGTTTTGGGTCTGGGAGCAGCCCGGTGCCCTGTTCGGCATGCCCTATCAGAATTTGCTGGGCTGGTGGCTGACTGGGGCTGCTTTTATGCTTGTTGCCAGCCTGCTGTGGCAGCGCCGCCCCACGGGCATGCCGCGCAAGCCGGGCTTACCGTTGGTCGTCTACATCAGCAACCTGGCCTTTGGCGCCGTGCTGAGCTTAGCTGCTGGCCTTTGGGTTCCGGTGGTGCTGGCCGCCGTCCTGGCAATCCTGCCAGCTGGGGCACTGTACGCGATCGCGGCGCGCGCTCCCGAGCGCCATTCCATCGGCTCGCAAGGGGGGCTCCAGAGCGGCCCAGAAACGCCAGCCCAAGCCCTCTCCGAATAG
- a CDS encoding sterol desaturase codes for MATDWLLALGLALGSVLWVEIGRDLYHLTAHHWPLLYRMHAIHHRAFRPDLTAVSERLYRRAQWIDDVPESAVMLGLGLALWAGLYWGTPGPHWAAAAGVLYAATFLMGAIARGSGLAGASELTDLTHQPGPFRQRPARWLVNRPYHWRHHFDTPNAYYCSTFALVDKLLGTALSLRGKRIAVTGASGTLGRALLAQLYRQGAKPIALTASASQVTVTLAGESVPVETLNWQVGCESELADQLAQTDILVLNHGINVHGDRSPEAIQQSYEVNTFSSWRLLELFLSTVRTNRDVARKEVWVNTSEAEVSPAFSPLYEFSKRALGQLVTLRRLDAPCVVRKIALGPFRSNLNPIGVMSADWVARQIVRLARRDIRNIVVSIVPLTYLTLPLKEFWVSSYLRAFSHGGERRQVAPTGTNAGAPSQP; via the coding sequence ATGGCAACCGACTGGCTACTGGCGCTCGGCCTTGCCCTGGGCTCGGTCCTCTGGGTCGAGATCGGGCGGGATCTTTACCACCTAACGGCCCATCACTGGCCGCTGCTGTACCGCATGCACGCCATCCACCATCGGGCCTTTAGACCGGATTTGACCGCCGTGAGCGAGCGCCTCTACCGGCGGGCGCAGTGGATCGACGATGTCCCCGAGAGCGCGGTCATGCTGGGGCTGGGCCTGGCCCTGTGGGCGGGGCTGTACTGGGGAACCCCCGGTCCGCATTGGGCGGCTGCCGCAGGCGTGCTGTACGCCGCGACCTTTCTAATGGGAGCCATCGCGCGCGGTAGCGGCCTTGCAGGTGCGAGCGAGCTTACGGATCTGACCCACCAGCCGGGACCGTTTCGGCAGCGTCCGGCGCGCTGGTTGGTCAACCGGCCCTACCACTGGCGGCACCACTTTGACACCCCAAACGCCTATTACTGCAGCACGTTCGCGCTCGTTGACAAGCTGCTGGGGACTGCCCTGTCGCTGCGCGGCAAGCGCATCGCCGTGACGGGCGCTTCGGGGACGCTGGGGCGCGCGCTGCTAGCGCAGCTCTACCGGCAAGGCGCCAAGCCCATCGCGCTGACGGCCTCCGCCTCGCAAGTCACTGTCACGCTGGCAGGCGAATCCGTCCCTGTCGAAACCCTCAATTGGCAGGTGGGGTGCGAGTCGGAGCTGGCCGATCAACTGGCGCAAACCGACATTCTGGTGCTCAACCACGGCATCAATGTGCACGGCGATCGCAGCCCTGAGGCCATCCAGCAGTCCTATGAGGTCAACACCTTCTCCAGCTGGCGGCTGCTGGAGCTATTTCTGAGCACCGTACGCACCAATCGCGACGTGGCGCGCAAGGAAGTTTGGGTCAACACCTCGGAAGCGGAGGTCAGCCCGGCTTTTAGCCCCCTCTACGAGTTCAGCAAGCGCGCGCTCGGGCAGCTAGTAACACTGCGCCGCCTGGATGCGCCCTGCGTGGTTCGCAAGATTGCGCTGGGGCCCTTTCGCAGCAATCTCAATCCCATTGGGGTGATGTCAGCCGATTGGGTGGCACGCCAGATCGTGCGCCTGGCCCGGCGCGACATCCGCAACATTGTCGTATCCATCGTGCCGCTGACTTACCTGACCCTGCCGCTTAAGGAGTTTTGGGTCTCGAGCTATCTGCGCGCCTTCAGCCACGGCGGCGAGCGGCGCCAGGTTGCTCCCACAGGAACCAACGCTGGGGCTCCATCTCAGCCCTGA
- a CDS encoding DNA polymerase III subunit gamma/tau: MAYQPLHHKYRPQQFGDLVGQAAIAATLSRAVETQRIAPAYLFAGPHGTGKTSSARILAKSLNCQASEAPTPHPCGQCQSCQAVARDASLDVVEIDAASNTGVDSIRETIEQAQFAPVGGRYKLYIIDEVQMLSVAAFNALLKTLEEPPAHVTFILATTDPQRVLPTVVSRCQRFDFRRIPDAAMVEHLGAIAQQEGIDIREGGLEAIAQLARGGVRDAESLLDQVSLLSGPIEREQVWELVGAIPEAELLALLRALRSGDAAAALQQCRTLTDRGREPAIALQSLAGLLRDLLAAKAAPDRPELAGVTDSSWQALCQEAQFWSMAAILEGQQHLQRYQGQVKNATQPQLWLEVTVLSLLSGDSEGTQPAVPSGDRAESLPSDRPNATAPSPAPAVDAPALQPTEASATVPAPSAVAEADAPEATPEADSAPASAAATTAPEPESPSATQESDAVPAAPSPPNSDAELQQLWQQVLEHLQPHATQALVKQHCKLLHCDGQSARVGVRNQNLLKMAQGKKRNLEEAFAAVWPDGVSLSFEVAALEHPSESAQSQAKPSAEAGPTQVAPVATAAPATDTERKSSPSEAPSAASEPTETADAAEPADALEQATQTLADFFQGEVVALEAPPPAADWEQADGPDTSPQPPSDSEQATDSEVPF; encoded by the coding sequence ATGGCTTACCAGCCGCTCCACCACAAGTACCGGCCCCAACAGTTCGGCGATCTGGTGGGGCAAGCGGCGATCGCGGCCACGCTGAGCCGGGCCGTCGAAACCCAGCGCATCGCACCTGCCTACCTGTTTGCCGGCCCGCACGGCACGGGCAAAACCTCCTCAGCCCGCATCCTGGCCAAATCGCTCAACTGCCAAGCGAGCGAGGCCCCTACCCCCCATCCCTGCGGGCAATGCCAGTCCTGCCAGGCCGTCGCGCGCGATGCCTCGCTCGATGTCGTCGAGATTGACGCCGCCAGCAACACCGGCGTCGACAGCATCCGCGAGACGATCGAGCAGGCCCAATTTGCCCCCGTAGGGGGGCGCTACAAGCTCTACATTATCGACGAAGTCCAAATGCTGAGCGTGGCGGCCTTCAACGCGCTGCTCAAAACGCTGGAGGAGCCGCCCGCGCACGTCACCTTCATCCTGGCGACCACCGATCCGCAGCGGGTCCTGCCAACCGTCGTCTCGCGCTGCCAGCGCTTTGACTTTCGCCGCATCCCCGATGCAGCCATGGTCGAGCACTTGGGCGCGATCGCGCAGCAGGAAGGCATCGACATTCGCGAGGGCGGGCTCGAAGCCATCGCCCAGCTCGCCCGAGGGGGGGTGCGCGATGCCGAAAGCCTGCTGGATCAGGTGAGCTTGCTGAGCGGTCCCATCGAACGCGAGCAAGTTTGGGAGCTGGTCGGTGCCATTCCGGAAGCAGAACTGCTGGCGTTGCTGCGCGCGCTGCGAAGCGGCGATGCGGCAGCTGCACTCCAACAGTGCCGCACCCTGACCGATCGCGGCCGCGAACCGGCGATCGCGCTGCAGAGTTTGGCCGGCCTGCTGCGCGATTTGCTGGCGGCCAAGGCGGCCCCGGATCGACCCGAGCTCGCTGGGGTGACTGACTCAAGCTGGCAGGCGCTGTGCCAAGAGGCCCAGTTTTGGTCCATGGCGGCCATCCTGGAGGGGCAGCAGCACCTGCAGCGCTACCAGGGGCAGGTCAAAAACGCGACGCAGCCGCAGCTGTGGCTGGAAGTGACGGTTTTGAGCCTGCTATCGGGCGATTCTGAGGGGACGCAACCAGCCGTGCCTTCCGGTGATCGCGCAGAGAGCCTGCCATCGGATCGACCGAACGCAACCGCCCCATCACCAGCCCCGGCCGTCGATGCGCCGGCACTGCAACCCACCGAAGCCAGTGCCACTGTGCCGGCCCCATCGGCTGTCGCTGAGGCCGATGCGCCTGAGGCAACTCCCGAGGCAGACAGTGCTCCCGCTAGCGCTGCGGCAACCACCGCACCCGAGCCCGAGTCTCCCTCGGCGACCCAGGAATCGGATGCAGTTCCTGCCGCTCCATCGCCGCCCAACAGCGACGCCGAGTTGCAGCAGCTGTGGCAGCAGGTTCTCGAGCACCTGCAGCCGCACGCGACGCAGGCCCTGGTCAAACAACACTGCAAGCTCCTGCACTGCGATGGGCAAAGCGCCCGAGTGGGGGTGCGCAATCAAAACCTGCTCAAGATGGCGCAGGGCAAAAAGCGCAACCTCGAGGAGGCTTTTGCAGCCGTCTGGCCGGATGGCGTTAGCCTCTCGTTCGAGGTGGCAGCGCTCGAGCACCCGAGCGAATCCGCGCAATCCCAGGCTAAGCCCTCAGCTGAGGCTGGGCCCACGCAGGTTGCGCCGGTCGCCACCGCTGCCCCCGCTACCGACACCGAGCGCAAATCCTCCCCGAGCGAGGCGCCTAGCGCCGCTAGCGAGCCGACTGAAACTGCCGATGCTGCCGAGCCAGCTGATGCGCTAGAACAGGCAACCCAAACGCTGGCCGATTTTTTCCAAGGGGAGGTCGTGGCGCTGGAAGCGCCGCCACCGGCCGCCGACTGGGAGCAAGCGGACGGCCCCGACACCAGCCCTCAGCCGCCCTCGGACTCAGAGCAGGCAACCGACTCGGAAGTCCCGTTTTGA
- a CDS encoding glycosyl transferase → MLAVASEAVAGAAAWGLLLLQLPAAAILLSRLLAGVRRAPPIAPVTAASALSGAASAIVPTRNEAQRLPPCLQGLSRQGPELREAIVVDSHSQDGTPELVRAAQSRDPRLQLVDEGQLPIGWIGRPWALQVGFGASSPHSDWIVGIDADTQPQPGAIAGAIATAQAYDCDVLSLSPRFILQTPGEWWLQPALLVALLYRCDLDGRPPQRPERAMANGQCLLARRSVLAQLGGYSSAAASFCDDVTLARNAAARGFRVGFFDGRRVLKVRMYEGARETWHEWGRSLDLQDACSRAQLWADVGLLLGVQGLPLPVMVLVLTAVAVGLAPLPVLAVAGLNGGLLAVRLGLLAAIAPCYEWATGGRWPGWPFWLSPLADPLAVLRVGLSAATRPTQWRGRIYSAP, encoded by the coding sequence ATGCTTGCTGTGGCGAGCGAGGCCGTCGCGGGAGCAGCCGCCTGGGGGCTGCTGCTGCTGCAGTTGCCGGCAGCGGCCATCCTGCTGTCTCGATTGCTAGCTGGCGTGCGGCGGGCGCCTCCCATTGCCCCAGTAACGGCTGCCTCCGCCCTCAGCGGGGCTGCCAGCGCAATCGTGCCGACGCGCAACGAGGCCCAGCGCCTGCCGCCTTGCCTGCAGGGCCTGAGCCGCCAGGGACCTGAGCTGCGCGAGGCCATCGTCGTCGACAGTCACTCGCAAGATGGCACGCCCGAGCTCGTGCGGGCGGCGCAGTCGCGCGATCCGCGCTTGCAGCTGGTTGACGAGGGGCAGCTCCCAATCGGCTGGATCGGCCGACCGTGGGCCCTGCAGGTGGGTTTTGGGGCTAGCTCGCCCCATAGCGACTGGATCGTGGGCATCGATGCCGACACGCAACCGCAACCCGGCGCCATTGCCGGCGCCATCGCCACCGCGCAAGCCTACGACTGCGACGTGCTCTCGCTCTCGCCGCGCTTTATCTTACAAACGCCAGGCGAGTGGTGGTTGCAACCGGCCCTGCTGGTCGCGCTGCTCTACCGCTGCGATTTGGACGGCCGGCCACCGCAGCGCCCGGAGCGCGCCATGGCCAACGGCCAGTGCTTGCTTGCCCGCCGGTCGGTGCTGGCGCAGTTGGGGGGCTACAGCAGTGCCGCTGCCTCATTTTGCGATGATGTCACCCTCGCGCGCAACGCCGCCGCGCGCGGCTTCCGGGTGGGATTTTTCGATGGCCGCCGCGTCCTCAAAGTCCGCATGTACGAGGGCGCCCGCGAAACGTGGCATGAGTGGGGGCGTTCGCTGGACCTCCAGGACGCCTGCTCGCGCGCTCAACTCTGGGCGGATGTGGGGCTGTTGCTGGGGGTGCAGGGCCTGCCGCTACCGGTGATGGTGCTGGTGCTGACCGCCGTGGCGGTTGGGCTGGCCCCGCTGCCAGTGCTGGCCGTTGCCGGTCTCAACGGCGGGCTGCTGGCGGTCCGCTTGGGGCTGCTGGCCGCAATCGCGCCTTGCTACGAGTGGGCAACGGGCGGCCGCTGGCCGGGGTGGCCGTTTTGGCTCTCGCCGCTGGCCGATCCGCTGGCCGTGCTGCGCGTGGGCCTATCGGCCGCGACGCGGCCCACCCAATGGCGCGGCCGCATTTATTCCGCCCCTTGA
- a CDS encoding DUF3464 domain-containing protein, with the protein MPADRERLPFEPSRKRNAETSTEPSAAATGNAIRAASRAEADLSATPKAVTRRMVRRMLAFCGIPTVLGLVSLFAFYGIANYTTLELPHTAAVLVSMGLFGMGVLGLSYGIISTSWEENAPGSLLGWSEFRANAARLAQAWRAARRERQQADRS; encoded by the coding sequence ATGCCTGCCGATCGCGAACGACTTCCCTTCGAACCGAGCCGCAAGCGCAACGCCGAAACCTCAACCGAGCCCAGTGCCGCTGCGACCGGCAACGCCATTCGAGCGGCCAGCCGCGCCGAGGCCGATCTCTCGGCGACGCCCAAGGCCGTCACCCGCCGCATGGTGCGCCGCATGCTCGCGTTCTGCGGCATCCCGACGGTTTTGGGCCTTGTCAGCCTGTTTGCCTTCTACGGCATTGCCAACTACACCACCCTGGAGTTGCCCCATACGGCAGCCGTGTTGGTCAGCATGGGCTTGTTTGGTATGGGGGTTTTGGGCTTGAGTTACGGCATTATCTCCACCTCCTGGGAGGAGAACGCCCCCGGCAGCTTGTTGGGCTGGTCGGAGTTCCGCGCCAATGCGGCCCGATTGGCCCAGGCTTGGCGTGCAGCGCGCCGCGAGCGCCAACAGGCCGATCGGTCGTAA
- a CDS encoding Holliday junction resolvase RuvX yields the protein MPERVSALGLDVGKRRLGVAGCDGMGLIATGLTTIERQSFPQDRERLQAWVAERRARVLVVGLPYCMDGTLGEQARQVQQFAQRLAKTLEMPLDYVDERLSSLEAREQLNMAAQPRSRADKARIDCQAAAIILQQWLDRRR from the coding sequence ATGCCCGAGCGCGTATCGGCCCTGGGATTGGATGTGGGCAAGCGGCGGTTGGGCGTTGCCGGCTGCGACGGCATGGGGCTGATCGCCACCGGCCTGACCACCATCGAGCGGCAGTCTTTTCCTCAGGATCGGGAACGGCTGCAAGCGTGGGTTGCCGAGCGCAGGGCGCGCGTTCTGGTGGTGGGCCTGCCCTACTGCATGGACGGCACTCTGGGCGAGCAAGCGCGGCAGGTGCAGCAGTTCGCGCAACGCCTCGCCAAGACCCTGGAGATGCCGTTGGATTACGTCGACGAGCGCCTGAGCTCGCTAGAGGCGCGCGAGCAGCTCAACATGGCCGCCCAACCGCGATCGCGGGCGGACAAAGCCCGCATCGATTGCCAGGCGGCGGCCATCATCCTGCAGCAGTGGCTGGATCGGCGCCGCTAG
- the aroF gene encoding 3-deoxy-7-phosphoheptulonate synthase, with protein MIVVLKVGAPEEEVSRISDDLRERGLTPETIVGDHKTVLGLVGDTASLDPYQLQQISPWIEDVLRVEQPFKRASREFRHGQPSEVQVPTPNGTVTIGEQHPVALIAGPCSVENEETIVDTARRVRDSGAQFLRGGAYKPRTSPYSFQGHGESALPLLAAAREASGLGIITEVMDTADVDKVAEVADVVQIGARNMQNFSLLKKVGAQPRPVLLKRGMSGTIEEWLMAAEYVLAAGNPNVILCERGIRTFDRRYTRNTLDLSAIPVLRSLTHLPITIDPSHGTGNSDFVPPMAKAAIAAGTDALMTEVHPNPPKAWSDGAQSLTPERFDSLVRELVPIGRAVERWPQPSMAVV; from the coding sequence ATGATTGTAGTGCTGAAAGTCGGTGCCCCCGAGGAGGAAGTCAGCCGCATTAGCGACGACTTGCGGGAGCGCGGGCTCACCCCCGAGACCATTGTCGGCGACCACAAGACGGTCCTGGGGTTGGTGGGCGATACAGCGTCGCTCGATCCGTACCAGCTGCAGCAAATTAGCCCCTGGATCGAGGACGTTCTGCGCGTCGAGCAGCCCTTCAAGCGCGCGAGTCGCGAGTTTCGGCACGGGCAACCCAGCGAAGTCCAGGTGCCAACGCCCAACGGTACCGTCACCATCGGCGAGCAGCATCCGGTAGCGCTCATTGCCGGTCCTTGCTCGGTCGAAAACGAAGAAACCATCGTCGATACCGCCCGGCGCGTCCGGGACTCGGGTGCTCAGTTTCTGCGCGGGGGCGCTTACAAGCCGCGGACCTCGCCCTATTCGTTTCAAGGCCACGGCGAGAGCGCGCTGCCGCTGCTAGCAGCGGCGCGCGAGGCCAGCGGCTTGGGCATCATCACCGAGGTCATGGATACTGCCGATGTGGATAAGGTCGCCGAGGTGGCCGATGTGGTCCAAATCGGCGCGCGCAACATGCAGAACTTCTCGCTGCTGAAAAAAGTGGGCGCGCAACCGCGCCCCGTCCTGCTCAAGCGCGGCATGTCGGGCACGATTGAGGAGTGGCTCATGGCGGCCGAGTACGTGCTGGCTGCCGGCAATCCCAACGTCATCCTCTGCGAGCGCGGCATCCGTACCTTCGATCGGCGCTACACGCGCAACACCCTCGATCTCTCTGCCATTCCGGTGCTGCGATCGCTGACGCACCTGCCCATTACCATCGACCCCAGCCACGGCACGGGCAACTCGGATTTCGTACCGCCCATGGCCAAAGCGGCGATCGCGGCCGGAACGGACGCGCTCATGACCGAGGTCCATCCCAATCCACCCAAGGCCTGGTCGGACGGCGCCCAGTCGCTGACGCCCGAGCGCTTCGATAGCCTCGTCCGCGAGTTGGTTCCCATCGGCCGGGCCGTGGAGCGCTGGCCCCAGCCCAGCATG
- a CDS encoding 30S ribosomal protein S15 produces MSLTHPEKQQIIDSYQVHDTDTGSPDVQIAILTERITRLTEHLQANHKDHASRRGLLKMIGRRRSLLNYLYRENPERYRALIQRLGIRR; encoded by the coding sequence ATGAGCCTGACCCACCCCGAGAAGCAACAGATAATTGATTCGTATCAAGTCCACGATACCGATACCGGATCGCCAGACGTCCAAATTGCCATTTTGACCGAACGCATTACGCGCCTAACCGAGCACTTGCAGGCCAACCACAAGGATCACGCTTCCCGGCGCGGCCTGCTCAAAATGATCGGGCGCCGGCGCAGCTTGCTGAACTACCTCTATCGCGAAAACCCCGAACGCTATCGCGCTTTGATCCAGCGCCTTGGCATCCGCCGCTAG